A genome region from Fervidobacterium changbaicum includes the following:
- a CDS encoding sensor domain-containing diguanylate cyclase has translation MVWFVVFLISMVTILTIFFVLLKRRLRDKIESEAFLNKLLAGFGIVLDTEKLGISIWIDNDLTYINSILLEHSNLLGIDIKSRKELDELFAHPEKYLVIYDVITEIKKRREANVQEYYGSWRKEIGQKYIEIKYIRRFLDGKQYVVLTTRDVSHELSNLETTILAELNEIFEEEISKESISLYEFGDRIRTILNKHGLVDIFGVGLLRTNGEIYFPYFKYADEDDRSGLVMSPSEKTMSRYIIDKGLKLHIESALKQQDLGDGYRLKKIRGEDFTIYGVPIIFRGQTRGVILFEKQGTEQFSNATLAVFDKVAHFIFLALRFIDILEELEDEKKKLLEVSIKDYLTGAYSRLFLEQFLEKELSKCKRTNSKTAVAFLDVNEFKRINDTYGHVYGDKILKTLVEVIYKNIRIMDLVARYGGDEFVIVLPETTPENAGLVMKRIVEALGEKNISISYGMIEISEFATIEDIYKEVDRRMYEMKKKSKQENSAED, from the coding sequence ATGGTTTGGTTTGTAGTTTTTCTGATTAGCATGGTAACTATCCTTACGATCTTTTTTGTATTACTGAAGCGCAGATTAAGAGACAAAATCGAAAGCGAAGCATTTCTAAACAAGCTTCTTGCGGGCTTCGGAATCGTATTGGATACAGAAAAACTCGGAATATCCATATGGATTGACAACGATTTGACGTACATTAATAGTATTTTGCTGGAACATTCGAATCTGTTGGGAATCGATATAAAGAGTAGAAAAGAACTTGATGAGTTGTTTGCTCATCCAGAGAAGTATCTTGTTATTTACGATGTTATAACTGAGATTAAAAAACGACGTGAAGCAAATGTGCAAGAGTATTACGGCTCATGGAGAAAAGAGATTGGCCAAAAGTACATTGAAATAAAGTACATCAGAAGATTTTTAGACGGGAAACAGTACGTAGTTTTGACGACAAGGGATGTTTCTCACGAGCTCTCAAATTTGGAAACCACCATATTAGCCGAGCTGAACGAGATTTTTGAAGAGGAAATTTCAAAAGAGAGCATTAGCTTATATGAATTTGGTGACAGGATTAGGACTATACTTAATAAGCATGGTCTTGTCGATATCTTTGGAGTAGGATTGCTAAGGACCAACGGTGAGATTTACTTTCCATATTTTAAATACGCAGATGAAGATGATAGAAGCGGCCTTGTGATGTCACCTTCAGAAAAGACGATGTCGCGGTACATCATAGACAAAGGGCTTAAATTGCACATAGAAAGCGCTTTAAAACAGCAAGATTTGGGGGATGGATATAGGCTTAAGAAGATAAGAGGAGAAGACTTCACAATCTACGGCGTTCCAATAATCTTCAGAGGACAAACAAGAGGAGTGATCCTATTTGAAAAGCAAGGGACAGAACAATTTTCGAACGCAACGCTTGCTGTATTCGATAAAGTAGCACACTTCATCTTTCTTGCCCTCAGGTTCATCGATATATTGGAGGAGCTGGAGGATGAAAAGAAAAAACTCTTGGAGGTATCAATAAAAGACTATCTAACCGGTGCATACAGCAGGCTATTTTTGGAACAGTTCCTAGAAAAAGAACTGAGTAAATGCAAAAGGACGAATTCGAAGACAGCCGTTGCCTTTTTGGATGTTAACGAATTCAAGAGAATAAATGATACTTATGGACACGTGTACGGAGATAAAATATTAAAAACACTAGTTGAGGTTATATACAAAAATATCAGAATAATGGACTTAGTTGCAAGATACGGCGGTGATGAATTTGTGATTGTTTTACCTGAAACAACGCCGGAGAATGCCGGTTTAGTTATGAAAAGAATAGTGGAAGCACTTGGTGAAAAGAATATATCAATTTCGTATGGGATGATAGAAATTTCTGAATTCGCAACAATTGAAGATATTTACAAAGAAGTCGACAGAAGAATGTATGAGATGAAAAAGAAGTCTAAGCAAGAAAATTCGGC